The Clostridioides sp. ES-S-0010-02 genome window below encodes:
- a CDS encoding C40 family peptidase: MKKKILIPVFASVMALSVSSIVNADEINDSSQNKDDKTNTELNLGEYKEVKYKVARIKDGVAIKIREEGQVQNIAYSGDEFTVLGIQGEWVKVKVEDGEGWLATRYVDISEGVGYTNADKVNLRKDKSENSEVIGELEKGSSLLVLEENGDWLKVKDGETEGYVKSSYVTDKAPVIEEPQVDQNVTQNGDSTNTNNTQQNNTNNNQQNNNSNVPTANSNAVQAVLNLAYSKQGCPYVWGAEGPNTFDCSGFTQYVYRNAVGKKIPRTSKAQSNYGQTVSKANLQPGDLVFFTTNGSGSVSHVGIYVGGGNMIHSPSTGKTVRVTSINSAYYTARFVTAKRIL, from the coding sequence GTGAAGAAAAAGATATTAATACCAGTATTTGCATCAGTTATGGCATTATCAGTAAGTTCAATTGTAAATGCAGATGAAATAAATGATTCATCTCAAAATAAAGATGATAAAACAAATACTGAATTAAATTTAGGCGAATATAAAGAAGTAAAATATAAAGTTGCAAGAATAAAAGATGGAGTAGCTATAAAGATAAGAGAAGAAGGTCAAGTTCAAAATATAGCTTATTCTGGAGACGAATTTACAGTTCTAGGAATTCAAGGAGAATGGGTTAAAGTTAAAGTTGAAGATGGCGAAGGTTGGTTAGCTACTAGATATGTAGATATATCTGAAGGGGTAGGATATACTAACGCTGATAAAGTAAACTTAAGAAAAGATAAAAGTGAAAATTCAGAAGTAATTGGAGAGCTAGAAAAAGGAAGCTCTTTATTGGTTTTAGAGGAAAATGGAGATTGGTTGAAAGTTAAAGATGGAGAAACAGAAGGATATGTAAAATCATCTTATGTAACTGATAAAGCTCCAGTAATAGAAGAACCGCAAGTAGACCAAAATGTTACTCAAAATGGAGATTCTACAAACACAAATAACACTCAACAAAACAACACAAATAATAATCAACAAAATAATAATTCAAATGTGCCAACAGCTAACTCTAATGCAGTTCAAGCTGTACTTAATTTGGCTTATTCTAAGCAAGGTTGCCCATATGTTTGGGGAGCAGAAGGGCCAAATACTTTTGACTGTTCAGGATTCACACAATATGTATACAGAAATGCAGTAGGAAAGAAGATACCAAGAACATCTAAGGCACAATCTAATTATGGACAAACTGTAAGTAAGGCAAATTTACAGCCAGGAGACTTAGTATTCTTTACAACTAATGGTTCTGGTTCTGTTAGTCATGTTGGTATATATGTAGGTGGAGGTAATATGATACATTCACCATCAACAGGAAAAACAGTCCGTGTAACTAGTATAAATTCAGCATACTATACAGCGAGATTTGTTACAGCAAAAAGAATCTTATAA
- a CDS encoding peptidase M56 codes for MTNLILNGIFRTTIVSSLSIFLILIFKKNVFKRFSKKFNYYIWMIIVIKLLLPFTYYTFTINILRNKENININNINLEGFNNISNLKNNILLYTWLITVVIYLIYTIFKYIKLKNLINDLSYDVEDKEIINLYKDILKEFDITKDIKLKYSYEVETPAFFDSCVLLPPHDYNLKELDWIFRHELMHFKSKDLCLKYVMIFLKIVYWFNPFVYIMDKHIDLDCELYCDERVLKNRSEEEKQDYALTIINAMRRGSNTSNKFVAGLHKQSDIRKRVMNMFNEKYKNGILIALILCLLSSITFLKISLTSIIDLNILPKDVKVTGNIFSMTVSTIPFTYADAPESMRREHKENCESIGLTPKDSDRMEIVVEFYDILVEP; via the coding sequence ATGACTAACTTAATTCTAAATGGGATTTTTAGAACTACTATAGTAAGTAGCTTAAGTATTTTTCTGATATTGATTTTTAAGAAAAATGTATTCAAAAGATTTAGTAAAAAATTTAATTATTACATATGGATGATAATAGTTATTAAGTTGTTGTTACCTTTTACATACTATACATTTACAATAAACATCTTGAGAAACAAAGAAAATATCAATATTAATAATATAAATTTAGAAGGCTTTAATAATATTTCAAATTTAAAGAATAATATTTTATTATATACTTGGCTTATAACTGTAGTAATATATTTAATTTATACTATATTTAAATACATAAAACTTAAAAATTTAATAAATGATTTATCCTATGATGTTGAGGATAAAGAAATAATAAATCTTTATAAAGATATATTAAAAGAATTTGATATAACAAAAGATATAAAATTAAAATATTCTTATGAAGTTGAAACACCAGCATTTTTTGATTCATGTGTACTTTTACCACCACATGACTATAATTTAAAAGAACTCGACTGGATTTTTAGGCATGAGCTTATGCATTTTAAGAGTAAAGACCTTTGTCTAAAGTATGTAATGATATTTTTGAAAATAGTATATTGGTTTAATCCATTTGTATATATAATGGATAAACATATAGATTTAGACTGTGAACTTTATTGTGATGAGAGAGTTTTAAAGAACCGTAGTGAAGAAGAAAAACAAGACTATGCTTTAACAATTATAAATGCAATGAGAAGAGGTTCAAATACTTCAAATAAATTTGTGGCTGGATTACATAAACAATCTGATATTAGAAAAAGAGTAATGAATATGTTTAATGAAAAATATAAAAATGGTATTTTAATAGCATTAATTTTATGCTTATTATCTTCTATTACTTTTTTAAAGATTAGCTTAACTAGTATCATTGATTTGAATATATTGCCTAAAGATGTAAAAGTTACAGGAAACATTTTTTCTATGACAGTTTCAACCATACCATTTACATATGCAGATGCTCCTGAAAGTATGAGAAGAGAACATAAAGAAAACTGTGAAAGTATAGGATTAACTCCTAAAGATTCTGACAGAATGGAGATTGTTGTAGAATTTTATGATATACTAGTAGAACCATAA
- a CDS encoding peptidase M56 translates to MVNSILNGIFRTVIVSSLSILLILIFKKNVFKRFSKKFNYYIWMIVVIKLLLPFTYYTFTINILRSKENININNINLEGFNNISTLKNSILLYAWLITVVIYLIYNIFKYIKLKNLINDLSYDVEDEEVINLYKDILKEFNITKDIKLKYSYEVETPAFFDSCVLLPPHDYKLKELDWIFRHELMHFRSKDLCLKYVMIFLKIVYWFNPFVYIMDKHIDLDCELYCDERVLKNRSEEEKQDYALTIINAMRRGSNISNKFVAGLHKQSDIRKRVMNMFNEKYKNGILMALTLCLLSSITFLKISSTSIVNLNVLPKNMEETQIIGSTVVLTLPFTYADAPEKVRERYKKNCEALGMIPKDSDIIDTPIQYNDVLMQ, encoded by the coding sequence ATGGTTAATTCAATTCTAAATGGGATTTTTAGAACTGTTATAGTAAGTAGTTTAAGTATTCTTCTGATATTGATTTTCAAGAAAAATGTATTTAAAAGATTTAGTAAAAAATTTAATTATTACATATGGATGATAGTTGTTATTAAGCTGTTGTTGCCTTTTACATACTATACCTTTACAATAAACATCTTGAGAAGCAAAGAAAATATCAATATTAATAATATTAATTTAGAGGGATTCAATAATATTTCAACTTTAAAGAATAGCATTTTATTGTATGCTTGGCTTATAACTGTAGTAATATATTTAATTTATAATATCTTTAAATACATAAAACTTAAAAACTTAATAAATGATTTATCCTATGATGTTGAGGATGAAGAAGTAATAAATCTTTATAAAGATATATTAAAAGAATTTAATATAACAAAAGATATAAAATTAAAATATTCTTATGAAGTTGAAACACCAGCATTTTTTGATTCATGTGTACTTTTACCACCACATGACTATAAGCTAAAAGAACTTGATTGGATTTTTAGGCATGAACTTATGCATTTCAGGAGTAAAGACCTTTGTCTAAAGTATGTAATGATATTTTTGAAAATAGTATATTGGTTTAATCCATTTGTATATATAATGGACAAACATATAGATTTAGATTGTGAACTTTATTGTGATGAAAGAGTTTTAAAGAATCGTAGTGAAGAAGAAAAACAAGATTATGCTCTAACAATTATAAATGCAATGAGAAGAGGTTCAAACATTTCAAATAAATTTGTGGCTGGATTACATAAACAATCTGATATTAGAAAAAGAGTAATGAATATGTTTAATGAAAAATATAAAAATGGTATTCTAATGGCATTAACTTTATGCTTATTATCTTCTATTACTTTTCTGAAAATTAGTTCAACCAGTATTGTTAATTTAAATGTATTACCTAAAAATATGGAAGAAACACAAATTATTGGTAGTACAGTAGTTTTAACTTTACCATTTACATATGCAGATGCTCCTGAAAAAGTTAGAGAAAGATATAAAAAAAATTGTGAAGCATTGGGCATGATTCCTAAAGATTCTGATATTATAGATACTCCCATACAATATAATGATGTATTAATGCAATAG
- the gluD gene encoding NAD-specific glutamate dehydrogenase encodes MSGKDVNVFEMAQSQVKNACDKLGMEPAVYELLKEPMRVIEVSIPVKMDDGSIKTFKGFRSQHNDAVGPTKGGIRFHPNVSRDEVKALSIWMTFKCSVTGIPYGGGKGGIIVDPSTLSQGELERLSRGYIDGIYKLIGEKVDVPAPDVNTNGQIMSWMVDEYNKLTGQSAIGVLTGKPVEFGGSLGRTAATGFGVAVTAREAAAKLGIDMKKAKLAVQGIGNVGSYTVLNCEKLGGTVVAMAEWCKSEGSYAIYNENGLDGQAMLDHMKEHGNLLNFPGAKRISLEEFWASDVDIVIPAALENSITKEVAESIKAKLVCEAANGPTTPEADEVFAERGIVLTPDILTNAGGVTVSYFEWVQNLYGYYWSEEEVEQKEEVAMVKAFESIWKIKEEYNVTMREAAYMHSIKRVAEAMKLRGWY; translated from the coding sequence ATGTCAGGAAAAGATGTAAATGTCTTCGAGATGGCGCAATCTCAAGTAAAAAATGCATGTGATAAATTAGGTATGGAACCAGCAGTTTATGAATTATTAAAAGAACCTATGAGAGTTATTGAGGTTTCAATTCCAGTAAAAATGGATGACGGTTCTATAAAAACTTTTAAAGGATTTAGATCACAACATAATGATGCAGTAGGGCCAACAAAAGGTGGAATAAGATTCCATCCAAATGTTTCAAGAGACGAAGTAAAAGCTTTATCTATATGGATGACTTTCAAATGTTCTGTAACAGGTATACCATATGGTGGAGGTAAAGGTGGAATAATAGTAGATCCATCAACTTTATCTCAAGGTGAATTAGAAAGATTAAGTAGAGGATACATAGATGGAATATATAAATTAATAGGTGAAAAAGTTGACGTTCCTGCACCAGACGTAAACACTAATGGACAAATAATGTCTTGGATGGTTGATGAATATAATAAATTAACTGGACAAAGTGCTATAGGTGTTTTAACTGGTAAACCAGTTGAATTTGGTGGTTCTTTAGGAAGAACAGCTGCTACTGGATTTGGTGTTGCTGTAACTGCAAGAGAAGCTGCTGCTAAATTAGGAATAGATATGAAAAAAGCTAAATTAGCTGTTCAAGGTATAGGAAACGTTGGTTCTTACACAGTTCTTAACTGTGAAAAACTTGGTGGTACTGTCGTAGCTATGGCTGAATGGTGTAAATCAGAAGGTTCTTATGCTATATACAATGAAAATGGGTTAGATGGTCAAGCTATGTTAGATCATATGAAAGAGCATGGTAACTTATTAAACTTCCCAGGAGCTAAGAGAATATCTTTAGAAGAGTTCTGGGCTTCAGATGTTGATATAGTAATCCCAGCTGCATTAGAAAACTCTATAACTAAAGAAGTTGCTGAATCTATAAAAGCTAAATTAGTTTGTGAAGCTGCTAATGGACCAACTACTCCAGAGGCTGATGAAGTATTTGCTGAAAGAGGAATAGTTCTTACTCCAGACATATTAACTAATGCTGGTGGAGTTACAGTTTCTTACTTCGAGTGGGTACAAAACTTATATGGATACTACTGGTCAGAAGAAGAAGTAGAGCAAAAAGAAGAAGTAGCTATGGTTAAAGCATTTGAATCTATTTGGAAAATCAAAGAAGAGTACAATGTTACAATGAGAGAAGCTGCTTATATGCATTCAATTAAGAGAGTTGCTGAAGCTATGAAATTAAGAGGATGGTACTAG
- a CDS encoding ATP-binding protein translates to MEVYALVGSSGTGKSYKALEFAYENDIDYIIDDGILIYRNKVLAGISAKQAKTTVEAVKRAIFYNLEHRQKVREVIEKENINKILVIGTSKKMINQIVDRLSIGKVYKFINIQDISTKYEIEIAKQSRKEGNHVIPVPAVEIKNMTSGLSINPLKRLFRKGNNINMVVLEKTIIRPTFSYIGKVYIDADVIKQIIEYEVYNFGSIDRINKINIENCNNFMNIFVSININDLEIIKKIESMQQIIKKSIERMTLVNVQKIDINIHKIKKINFLPC, encoded by the coding sequence ATGGAAGTATATGCTTTAGTTGGGTCAAGTGGTACAGGAAAAAGTTATAAGGCACTAGAGTTTGCATATGAAAATGACATAGATTATATAATTGATGATGGTATTTTAATATATAGAAATAAAGTTTTAGCAGGTATATCAGCAAAACAAGCAAAGACTACTGTTGAGGCAGTTAAAAGAGCTATTTTTTATAATTTAGAACATCGGCAGAAGGTTAGAGAGGTAATAGAGAAGGAAAATATAAATAAGATTCTTGTTATAGGAACTTCAAAAAAAATGATTAATCAGATTGTAGATAGATTATCAATCGGAAAAGTTTATAAATTTATAAATATTCAAGATATAAGTACTAAATATGAAATAGAAATAGCAAAACAATCTAGAAAAGAAGGAAATCATGTAATTCCTGTTCCAGCAGTTGAAATAAAAAATATGACAAGTGGTCTTAGTATAAATCCATTAAAAAGGCTTTTTAGAAAAGGAAATAATATAAATATGGTCGTTTTAGAAAAGACAATTATAAGACCTACTTTTAGTTATATTGGCAAAGTTTATATTGATGCAGATGTAATTAAACAAATAATTGAATATGAAGTGTACAACTTTGGAAGCATTGATAGAATAAATAAAATCAATATAGAGAATTGCAATAATTTTATGAATATTTTTGTAAGTATAAATATCAATGATTTAGAAATTATAAAAAAAATTGAAAGTATGCAACAGATAATAAAAAAGTCTATTGAGAGAATGACTTTAGTTAATGTACAAAAAATAGATATTAACATTCATAAAATTAAAAAAATAAACTTCCTCCCATGTTAA
- a CDS encoding class I SAM-dependent methyltransferase: MNITKNFLKDYLEKFNETPFLVRLKDGEEFLVGDSSPQFKVIVNNDISKSELLKSTSLALGEAYINRDIEIEGDLFLTLNLLLKQIDKFSIDNSAVKHLLHSSNSMRHQKKEIHAHYDIGNDFYSLWLDKTLSYSCAYFKYDNDNLYEAQVNKVHHILTKLNLEEGMSLLDIGCGWGFLLIEAAKKYKIHGVGITLSEEQFKEFNTRIKEENLQDYLEVKLMDYRELKESNLTFDRVVSVGMLEHVGRENYELFIKNVNAVLKDSGLFLLHYISGLKESYGDPWIKKYIFPGGVIPSLREMIHICSDYNYHTIDVESLRLHYVKTLLSWHENFYDNLPKIKEMFDDKFIRMWDLYLCSCAAAFNTGIIDIHQILFTKGIKNDLPLTRDYMYSCSK, from the coding sequence ATGAACATTACAAAAAATTTTTTAAAAGACTATTTAGAAAAATTTAATGAAACACCATTTCTAGTTAGGCTTAAAGATGGGGAAGAATTTCTAGTTGGAGATAGCTCTCCTCAATTTAAAGTTATTGTAAATAATGATATTAGCAAATCTGAATTATTAAAAAGTACATCTTTAGCACTTGGAGAGGCCTATATAAATAGAGACATTGAAATTGAAGGAGATTTATTTTTAACCTTAAACCTACTTCTAAAACAAATAGACAAATTTAGTATTGATAACTCAGCTGTAAAACATTTGCTACATTCATCTAATTCGATGAGACATCAAAAGAAGGAAATACACGCTCATTATGACATTGGAAATGATTTTTATAGTTTATGGCTAGACAAAACACTTAGTTATTCTTGTGCATATTTTAAATATGATAATGATAATCTTTACGAGGCTCAGGTTAATAAAGTTCATCACATATTAACTAAACTAAATTTAGAAGAAGGTATGAGTCTTCTTGATATTGGTTGTGGATGGGGATTTCTATTAATAGAAGCTGCAAAAAAATATAAAATTCATGGTGTGGGAATTACACTTAGCGAAGAACAATTTAAAGAGTTTAATACTAGAATTAAAGAAGAGAATCTTCAAGATTACCTTGAAGTAAAACTTATGGACTATCGAGAACTTAAAGAATCAAACCTTACATTTGATAGAGTTGTTAGCGTTGGTATGCTTGAACATGTTGGCAGAGAAAACTATGAACTTTTTATTAAAAATGTAAATGCTGTCCTAAAAGATAGTGGATTATTTTTGCTTCACTATATAAGTGGCTTAAAAGAATCTTATGGAGACCCTTGGATAAAAAAATATATTTTCCCAGGTGGAGTTATCCCTAGCTTAAGAGAAATGATACATATTTGTAGCGATTATAACTATCATACTATAGATGTTGAAAGTTTAAGATTACATTATGTAAAAACTTTATTATCTTGGCATGAAAATTTCTATGATAATCTTCCTAAGATTAAAGAAATGTTTGATGATAAATTTATAAGAATGTGGGATTTATATCTTTGTTCTTGTGCTGCTGCTTTTAATACTGGCATTATAGATATACATCAAATACTTTTCACTAAAGGCATAAAAAATGATTTACCTCTAACTAGAGATTACATGTATTCTTGTTCAAAATAG
- a CDS encoding NAD(P)/FAD-dependent oxidoreductase produces MNYVVLGASAAGINAAKTLRELDKDSNIVVISKDENIYSRCMLHHVISEHRTLKQINFVDEDFMEKNNINWISGKTVKGIDTDKKLVQMEDIAVNYDKLLIATGASSAIPPIKNLREGNFVYSVRNIDDIYKIKEKAEKSKKVVIIGAGLVGIDALIGLFKYEQLDISVAFMEKYILDRQLDEYTASVYENKFKEKGVKFYPSASIQEIVLDDSKDVKGVAFSNGEILDADMVIVATGVKPNADFLDETGIEYDRGIIIDDRCQTTQKDIYAAGDVVGKNAIWPIAVKQGIIAAHNMVGKDKKVEDEFAFKNSMNFMDIPTISIGMNTPVDDSYKVLTRHGNDCYKKFIFKDNIIYGAVIQGDISYVGVLTYLIKNKVEISDLENRIFDVCYADFFNIKENGEFCYSV; encoded by the coding sequence ATGAATTATGTAGTGTTAGGGGCTAGTGCTGCTGGTATAAATGCAGCAAAAACATTGAGAGAATTAGATAAAGATTCTAATATAGTGGTAATTTCTAAAGATGAAAATATATACTCAAGATGTATGCTACATCATGTTATATCTGAACACAGAACTTTAAAGCAAATAAACTTTGTTGATGAAGACTTTATGGAGAAAAACAACATAAACTGGATTTCAGGTAAAACGGTTAAAGGAATAGATACAGATAAAAAACTAGTTCAAATGGAAGACATCGCTGTAAATTATGATAAGCTTTTAATAGCTACAGGTGCATCTTCTGCTATTCCTCCTATAAAGAATTTAAGAGAAGGAAATTTTGTATACTCTGTAAGAAACATAGATGATATTTATAAAATAAAAGAGAAGGCAGAAAAATCAAAGAAAGTTGTTATAATAGGGGCAGGATTAGTTGGAATAGATGCTTTAATTGGTCTATTTAAATATGAACAGCTGGATATTTCAGTGGCCTTTATGGAAAAATATATTCTAGATAGACAATTAGATGAATATACAGCATCAGTATACGAAAATAAATTTAAAGAAAAAGGCGTAAAATTTTATCCAAGTGCATCAATACAAGAAATTGTTTTAGATGATAGTAAAGATGTTAAAGGCGTTGCATTTTCAAATGGAGAAATTCTTGATGCAGACATGGTAATCGTAGCTACAGGAGTGAAACCTAATGCTGACTTTTTAGATGAAACAGGAATAGAATATGATAGAGGCATAATAATAGATGATAGATGCCAAACAACGCAAAAAGATATCTATGCAGCAGGGGATGTTGTAGGTAAAAATGCTATCTGGCCTATAGCTGTAAAACAAGGAATTATAGCTGCACACAATATGGTTGGAAAAGATAAAAAGGTAGAAGATGAATTTGCTTTTAAAAATAGTATGAATTTTATGGATATACCAACCATTTCTATAGGCATGAATACACCTGTAGATGATAGTTATAAAGTATTAACTAGACATGGAAATGATTGTTATAAAAAGTTTATTTTTAAAGATAATATAATCTATGGAGCAGTTATACAAGGAGATATTTCATATGTAGGTGTATTAACTTATTTGATAAAAAATAAGGTTGAAATATCTGATTTAGAAAATAGGATATTTGATGTGTGTTATGCAGACTTCTTTAACATAAAAGAAAATGGAGAGTTTTGTTATAGTGTATAA
- a CDS encoding 4Fe-4S dicluster domain-containing protein, translated as MHRIFINKDLCTGCKSCVLACMLKHNKDYNMYTLDLENVDNDSRGHIELDSKHNNPVPILCRHCDEPECALACMSGAMHKDSQSGIVSYDEEKCGSCYMCVMSCPYGLLKPDDRSKQNILKCDLCKDEEYPRCVANCPSGAIELQKEENDELCSVRG; from the coding sequence ATGCATAGAATTTTTATAAATAAAGATTTATGTACAGGCTGTAAAAGTTGTGTATTAGCTTGTATGTTAAAGCATAATAAAGATTATAACATGTATACTCTTGATTTAGAAAATGTAGATAATGATAGTAGAGGGCATATAGAACTAGATAGCAAACATAATAATCCAGTTCCAATTCTTTGCAGACACTGTGATGAGCCAGAATGTGCTTTAGCATGTATGAGTGGTGCAATGCATAAAGATAGTCAGAGTGGAATCGTTTCATATGATGAAGAAAAATGTGGTTCATGTTATATGTGTGTAATGTCTTGTCCATATGGATTATTAAAACCAGATGATAGAAGCAAGCAAAACATACTTAAATGTGATTTATGTAAAGATGAAGAATATCCTAGATGTGTAGCTAATTGTCCAAGTGGTGCAATTGAATTACAGAAGGAGGAAAATGATGAATTATGTAGTGTTAGGGGCTAG
- the cooS gene encoding anaerobic carbon-monoxide dehydrogenase catalytic subunit, whose protein sequence is MACNTCKMCESADKKLESFVASKDVETAFHRTEDQKVKCGFGLQGVCCRLCSNGPCRVTPKSPRGVCGADADTIVARNFLRAVASGAACYLHVVENTAKNLKNVGITKGVIKGEKTLNQLAEMFGIESDEKYDKCIKVADKVINDLYKSRDDKMELVEKIAYAPRVKKWKELGIMPGGAKSEVFDAIVKSSTNLNSDPVDMLVNCLNLGISTGLYGLTLTNLLNDVMLGEPVIRMAPVGFNVIDPDYINIMITGHQHSTFANFQDRLKDEDVIKLAQSVGAKGFKLVGCTCVGQDLQLRGEHYQEVFAGHAGNNFTSEAVLSTGAIDIVLSEFNCTIPGLEPIADKYKVKMVCLDDVAKKANAEYIELDRSNLDELSNSLIQKSLESYKERRGSVEIDIPKDHGFEQSLTGVSEKNLKAFLGDSWKPLINLIAEGKIKGVAAVVGCSNMTAGGHDINTVELTKELIKKDIIVLSAGCSTGGLENVGLMSPGAEELAGENLKEVCKTLGIPPVLNFGPCLAIGRLEIVATELAAELGIDLPQLPLVLSAPQWLEEQALADGAFGLALGLPLHLALPPFITGGKLVTEVLTEKLKDLTGGHVIVNPDPKSSADQLEQIIIDRRKNLGLKDVECNA, encoded by the coding sequence ATGGCTTGTAACACTTGTAAAATGTGCGAAAGTGCGGACAAGAAATTAGAAAGTTTTGTAGCTTCAAAGGATGTTGAAACAGCATTTCATAGAACAGAAGATCAAAAGGTTAAATGTGGTTTTGGACTTCAAGGAGTCTGTTGTAGACTCTGTTCAAATGGACCATGTAGAGTAACTCCAAAATCACCAAGAGGTGTATGTGGAGCAGATGCAGATACTATAGTAGCAAGAAACTTTTTAAGAGCAGTAGCATCAGGAGCAGCTTGTTATTTACATGTGGTAGAAAATACAGCTAAGAATTTAAAAAATGTTGGAATAACTAAAGGTGTTATTAAGGGAGAAAAAACATTAAATCAATTAGCAGAGATGTTTGGAATAGAAAGTGATGAAAAATACGATAAATGTATAAAAGTAGCTGATAAAGTTATAAATGATTTATATAAATCAAGAGATGACAAGATGGAATTAGTAGAAAAAATAGCTTATGCACCTAGAGTAAAAAAATGGAAAGAGTTAGGCATAATGCCTGGTGGTGCAAAATCAGAAGTATTTGATGCAATAGTAAAATCATCAACAAACTTAAACAGTGACCCAGTAGACATGTTAGTTAACTGTTTAAATTTAGGAATATCAACAGGGTTATATGGTCTTACTCTAACGAATCTTTTAAATGATGTTATGTTAGGAGAACCAGTTATAAGAATGGCTCCTGTAGGATTTAATGTAATAGATCCAGACTACATAAATATAATGATAACAGGTCATCAACATTCAACATTTGCAAATTTCCAAGATAGATTAAAAGATGAAGATGTTATAAAGTTAGCTCAATCTGTTGGGGCAAAAGGATTTAAGTTAGTAGGATGTACATGTGTTGGTCAAGACTTACAATTAAGAGGAGAACATTATCAAGAAGTATTTGCTGGTCATGCGGGTAATAACTTTACAAGTGAAGCTGTTTTATCAACTGGAGCAATAGATATAGTTCTTTCTGAATTTAACTGTACTATACCTGGACTTGAGCCAATAGCAGATAAGTATAAAGTAAAAATGGTTTGCTTAGATGATGTTGCTAAAAAAGCAAATGCAGAATATATAGAATTAGATAGAAGTAATTTAGATGAACTTAGTAATTCATTAATACAAAAATCACTAGAATCTTATAAGGAGAGAAGAGGAAGTGTTGAAATAGATATACCAAAAGACCATGGATTTGAGCAGTCTTTAACTGGTGTAAGTGAAAAGAATTTAAAAGCATTTTTAGGAGATTCATGGAAACCTCTTATTAATTTAATTGCAGAAGGAAAAATTAAAGGGGTTGCAGCTGTTGTAGGATGTTCAAATATGACAGCAGGAGGTCATGATATAAATACTGTTGAATTGACTAAGGAGTTAATTAAAAAAGATATTATAGTACTTTCAGCAGGATGTTCTACTGGAGGATTAGAAAATGTTGGTCTTATGTCACCTGGAGCAGAAGAATTAGCAGGGGAAAACTTAAAAGAAGTATGTAAGACTTTAGGAATACCACCAGTATTAAATTTCGGGCCATGTTTAGCTATAGGTAGACTTGAAATAGTAGCAACAGAGTTAGCGGCTGAGCTTGGAATAGATTTACCACAATTACCATTAGTGCTTTCAGCTCCACAATGGTTGGAAGAACAAGCATTAGCTGATGGAGCTTTTGGACTTGCTCTTGGTTTACCTCTTCATTTAGCATTACCTCCATTTATAACAGGAGGAAAGTTAGTAACAGAGGTATTAACAGAAAAATTAAAAGACTTAACAGGAGGACATGTTATAGTGAATCCAGATCCTAAATCTTCAGCTGATCAATTAGAACAAATAATAATAGACAGAAGAAAAAATTTAGGGTTAAAGGATGTGGAATGTAATGCATAG